A genomic segment from Halomicroarcula saliterrae encodes:
- the azf gene encoding NAD-dependent glucose-6-phosphate dehydrogenase Azf has protein sequence MDDPVLLTGAGGAVGEAILEGLGEDYYWKLMFHNPPAEQPNHEYLIGDVDNPDDVREAVAGVGAVIHLAGDPRPEAPWDSVLSNNIDGTQKLYEAAVEEGVEKFVFASSNHAVGSFETDQRTPDMYRPEDDFRLDGTEFPRPGNLYGVSKATGEVLGRYYHDEHGIKVCNIRIGNLTRGHPPIDYERGQAMWLSYPDCAHIHQCALEADYEFEIVYGISDNDRKYYSIDRAKEVLNYRPQDNSAHFDGENRVVEPDA, from the coding sequence ATGGACGACCCGGTTCTACTCACAGGTGCGGGCGGCGCGGTCGGGGAGGCCATCCTCGAGGGCCTCGGGGAGGATTACTACTGGAAGCTCATGTTCCACAATCCGCCCGCAGAGCAGCCCAACCACGAGTACCTCATCGGCGACGTCGACAACCCCGACGACGTCAGGGAAGCGGTCGCGGGCGTCGGCGCGGTCATCCACCTCGCCGGGGACCCCCGTCCGGAGGCCCCCTGGGACTCGGTGCTCTCGAACAACATCGACGGCACCCAGAAGCTCTACGAGGCCGCCGTCGAGGAGGGCGTCGAGAAGTTCGTCTTCGCCTCCTCGAACCACGCCGTCGGCTCCTTCGAGACCGACCAGCGAACCCCGGACATGTACCGGCCGGAGGACGACTTCCGCCTGGACGGCACCGAGTTTCCCCGACCCGGCAACCTCTACGGCGTCTCGAAGGCCACCGGCGAAGTGCTGGGTCGCTACTACCACGACGAGCACGGCATCAAGGTCTGTAACATCCGCATCGGCAACCTCACGCGTGGCCACCCGCCCATCGACTACGAGCGCGGCCAGGCGATGTGGCTCTCCTACCCCGACTGCGCCCACATCCACCAGTGCGCGCTGGAAGCCGACTACGAGTTCGAGATCGTCTACGGCATCTCCGACAACGACCGCAAGTACTACTCCATCGACCGCGCCAAAGAGGTCCTGAACTACCGCCCGCAGGACAACTCCGCACACTTCGACGGCGAAAACCGAGTGGTTGAGCCCGATGCTTAG